From Methanomicrobia archaeon:
CGTATATAGCCGTGCCTCTACGGGTAGCGGCAGGTGAGGCAGAAAGATGATGATCTGCGGAAGTGCATACGGTAAGGATCCCGGCCGGAATGGAGAAAGTGGGTATTTATATATCTCTCTATAACCAACAGTTTCTGAGGTTAACTACCATGAGTTCTGGTGATACGGTTGGCAACAGATGGTTTATCCTGGTTGGCGCGCTCATGCTCCAATTATGCCTTGGTGCGGTCTACGCGTGGAGTGTCTTCGCCGCTGAGCTGGAGACGGATAGTGCGCTTGGCGGATTTGGCTGGAGCGTAACGGAAACGCAGATCGTGTTCTCAGCTGCACTTGCCACCTTTGCACTCGTCATGGTCGTCGCTGGCAGATGGCAGGATAAGCTCGGGCCGAGAAAAGTGGCACTTGTTGGTGCAGTTGTCCTCGGGCTTGGCTACATACTCTCGAGTTTCAATCCCGGTAATTTCCTCTGGCTTGTACTCACGCTGGGTATTATTGCGGGGGCTGGAATAGGTATCGGTTATGTTTGCCCTATCGCCGCGATTGGCAAATGGTTCCCCGATAAGCTCGGACTGGCGACGGGAATAGCGGTCGCGGGTTTTGGAGCGGGCGCATTCTTCATCTCCGTCCTATCAGGTACGGGTATCGACATGCCGGGATTGAAGATCGATCTCATACAACTACTGTATAATTACGGGCTTGCCGGGACCTTGCTGATCTGGGGTGTGGTCTTCGTCGCTTTTGGCGGTTTCGGTGCTCTCTTGCTGAAGAACCCGCCAGCTGGCTGGAAGCCCGCGGGTTGGGAGCCCACAGTAAAAGCGAGAAGCACTCAGGTACCGGGTGACTGGGAACGAGCCGATATGCTCAAGACGCCTCAGTTCTGGATGCTGCTGGTTATGTTCATCTTCGCGGCTTCTGCTGGGCTCATGACCATTGGCATCTTGAAATTGTACGGTATTGATTCAGGGCTTCCCGCGGCTGCAGCTGGCACTGCCGTTGGTATACTCGCCCTATTCAATGGCGCGGGTAGAATATTCTGGGGCTGGACTTCAGATAAGATCGGAAGAACAATAGCGATGGGGATCATGTTCTTCTTACAGGCGAGTATGATGTTCGCGCTCATCGTATTGCGCCTTGGTTCAACTGAGGCGGGGCTCACCCTGGCGGCGGCCTGGATAGGGCTGATGTTTGGTGGCAATTTCGCCTTATTCCCTGCAGCGACACGGGAGTTCTTTGGGATACGGAACTACGGCGGTAACTACGCAATGGTATTTTTAGGGTATGGTCTAGCAGGCATATTAGGGCCAATCGTTGCAGGACAAGCGAAGGATGTTCTGGGTAGCTTTGATATAGCATTTATCGTCTGTGGCGTGTTGTGCATATTAGCTGCGGGATTAGCGTTCATAACAAAACCGCCGCAGTACTCGAGCTAGCTCGTCCTCTAACGAACCTGCTTACTAACTTCGCGACGGTAAGACCGCAGCACCGTGATGAATGAGGCTCGACCGGCATGAAAATCT
This genomic window contains:
- a CDS encoding MFS transporter; the protein is MSSGDTVGNRWFILVGALMLQLCLGAVYAWSVFAAELETDSALGGFGWSVTETQIVFSAALATFALVMVVAGRWQDKLGPRKVALVGAVVLGLGYILSSFNPGNFLWLVLTLGIIAGAGIGIGYVCPIAAIGKWFPDKLGLATGIAVAGFGAGAFFISVLSGTGIDMPGLKIDLIQLLYNYGLAGTLLIWGVVFVAFGGFGALLLKNPPAGWKPAGWEPTVKARSTQVPGDWERADMLKTPQFWMLLVMFIFAASAGLMTIGILKLYGIDSGLPAAAAGTAVGILALFNGAGRIFWGWTSDKIGRTIAMGIMFFLQASMMFALIVLRLGSTEAGLTLAAAWIGLMFGGNFALFPAATREFFGIRNYGGNYAMVFLGYGLAGILGPIVAGQAKDVLGSFDIAFIVCGVLCILAAGLAFITKPPQYSS